From Pseudanabaena sp. PCC 6802, one genomic window encodes:
- the bchL gene encoding ferredoxin:protochlorophyllide reductase (ATP-dependent) iron-sulfur ATP-binding protein, translating into MKLAVYGKGGIGKSTTSCNISVALAKRGKKVLQIGCDPKHDSTFTLTGYLIPTIIDTLAEKDYHYEDVWPEDVIYKGYGGVDCVEAGGPPAGAGCGGYVVGETVKLLKELNAFDEYDVILFDVLGDVVCGGFAAPLNYADYCLIVTDNGFDALFAANRIAASVREKSRTHSLRLAGLIGNRTSKRDLIDKYINHVPMPVLEILPLIEDIRVSRVKGKTLFEMAETDPDLNYVCDYYLNIADQLLSLPEGVIPKDAADRDLFTLLSDFYLNPTTPKVEELDLMMV; encoded by the coding sequence GTGAAACTAGCAGTATATGGAAAGGGTGGCATTGGTAAGTCCACCACTAGTTGCAATATCTCGGTTGCTCTAGCCAAGCGTGGCAAAAAGGTTTTACAAATTGGCTGCGATCCAAAACACGACAGTACCTTTACCCTCACTGGTTACCTAATTCCAACGATCATCGACACCCTGGCTGAAAAGGACTATCACTACGAAGATGTGTGGCCGGAAGATGTAATCTACAAAGGATATGGTGGTGTGGATTGCGTCGAAGCAGGCGGGCCGCCAGCAGGGGCAGGTTGCGGCGGCTATGTTGTTGGAGAAACCGTCAAGCTCTTAAAGGAATTAAATGCCTTCGATGAATATGACGTAATTTTGTTTGACGTATTGGGTGACGTAGTTTGCGGTGGATTTGCCGCACCGCTCAACTATGCTGACTACTGCTTGATCGTAACCGACAACGGTTTTGATGCTCTATTCGCTGCCAATCGCATTGCTGCTTCTGTCCGCGAAAAATCTCGCACGCACTCTTTGCGGCTGGCTGGCTTAATTGGCAATCGCACCAGCAAACGCGATCTAATTGATAAGTACATCAACCACGTACCCATGCCAGTTCTGGAAATTTTGCCCCTGATTGAAGATATCCGCGTATCGCGGGTTAAAGGCAAGACTTTGTTTGAAATGGCAGAGACCGATCCGGATCTCAACTACGTTTGCGATTACTATCTCAATATTGCCGATCAGCTATTATCGCTACCTGAAGGCGTAATTCCCAAGGATGCTGCCGATCGCGATCTATTTACCCTACTCTCTGACTTCTACCTCAATCCCACCACTCCCAAGGTAGAAGAATTAGATCTAATGATGGTTTAG
- a CDS encoding aldo/keto reductase, translated as MRYRRFGKTEMLLSVFSFGTMRYLQSESNAVATTFKAVELGINHIETAKGYGKSEQFIGAAFRTGLHEQRDRLYVTTKIPPMPDADTMRQYIQQSLQKMHLDYIDNFDLHGINTWEHLEMVQRPNGCMQAVREALDRKIIRHVGFSTHGPLEVILAAIDTDLFESVNLHYYYFNQRNQPAVQLAHAKDMGVFIISPSDKGGMLYNPSNKLRQLCHPYTPVQLNDRFLLADPRVHTLSLGAANPQEFEAHRVAWDCDEPLSDLEASLLAKLDRQYDRLGSDRCSQCFECLPCPENINIPEVLRLRNMAIAFDMQEFGKYRYKMFENAGHWFPGSKAIKCTDCGDCLPRCPEKLDIPTLLRDTHQRLYTQEGKRLWE; from the coding sequence ATGCGCTATCGACGCTTTGGCAAAACTGAGATGCTCCTGTCGGTGTTTTCCTTTGGCACCATGCGTTACTTGCAATCGGAGTCAAATGCCGTCGCTACCACTTTCAAGGCTGTTGAACTGGGCATTAACCACATTGAAACCGCTAAGGGATATGGCAAAAGCGAGCAATTTATTGGTGCCGCATTTCGGACTGGATTGCACGAGCAGCGCGATCGCCTCTATGTCACCACTAAAATTCCACCCATGCCGGATGCCGATACGATGCGCCAGTATATCCAGCAGTCCCTGCAAAAAATGCATCTGGACTACATCGACAACTTCGATCTGCACGGCATCAATACCTGGGAGCACCTGGAGATGGTGCAGCGTCCCAACGGTTGCATGCAAGCTGTACGAGAAGCCTTAGATCGGAAAATTATTCGTCACGTCGGTTTTTCCACCCATGGACCCCTAGAAGTAATCCTGGCAGCGATCGATACCGATCTATTCGAGTCTGTTAACCTGCATTACTACTATTTCAACCAGCGCAATCAGCCCGCCGTGCAACTAGCGCACGCAAAAGATATGGGCGTATTTATCATCTCCCCCTCTGATAAAGGCGGTATGCTGTACAACCCCTCAAATAAACTGCGGCAACTGTGCCATCCCTACACGCCCGTGCAGCTAAACGATCGCTTTTTGCTTGCCGATCCGCGCGTGCACACGCTCAGTCTCGGTGCGGCCAATCCCCAAGAATTCGAGGCTCATCGAGTTGCTTGGGATTGCGACGAGCCGCTATCCGACTTGGAAGCATCCCTACTAGCGAAACTAGATCGTCAGTACGATCGATTGGGTAGCGATCGCTGCTCCCAGTGTTTCGAGTGCTTGCCCTGTCCTGAAAATATTAATATTCCAGAGGTGTTGCGACTGCGGAATATGGCGATCGCCTTCGATATGCAAGAATTTGGCAAATATCGCTATAAAATGTTTGAAAACGCTGGGCACTGGTTTCCAGGTAGCAAAGCTATTAAATGTACCGACTGCGGCGATTGTTTACCCCGCTGTCCGGAAAAGTTAGATATCCCCACACTATTGCGCGATACGCATCAACGTTTATATACCCAAGAGGGCAAGCGATTATGGGAATAG
- a CDS encoding DUF2283 domain-containing protein, with the protein MKKISYSKDVDALLIELSNEPIAYAEDEGQVILHYSQDDKLVLVEILDFRRFMSNETVTALLAS; encoded by the coding sequence ATGAAAAAGATTAGTTATAGCAAAGATGTTGATGCTCTCTTAATTGAACTTTCCAACGAGCCAATTGCCTATGCTGAAGATGAAGGACAAGTGATTTTGCATTATTCTCAAGATGACAAGCTAGTTCTGGTTGAAATCCTGGATTTTCGACGCTTTATGTCAAATGAAACTGTGACTGCATTATTAGCCTCCTGA
- a CDS encoding M1 family metallopeptidase: MANWDTDNGNGKRKSFQMPGAKPHYNPDRPGQVEHISLDLSVDIPNKTLRGVCQIRLNPVRNGITDLELDAVNLEIASVQVGNIAQQFDYDGECLKVKLAKPTAIGDRVALEINYAAVQPQRGIYFVTPTEHYPKKPTQVWTQGEDEDSRYWFPCFDYPGQLATSEIKVRVPGHLMAISNGELVSTSQDGNDKIYHWVQREVHPSYLVTLAIGDFIEVKDNWRGIPVTYYVDRSRTAAEAVLSMGKTPRMIEFFSQKYGYDYAFPKYAQVCVADFIFGGMENTSTTLLTDRCVLDERAALDNRGTESLVAHELAHQWFGDLVVIKHWSHAWVKEGAATYAEVLWTEHEYGAEEAAYYRLGEASRYFTEDAERYRRPMVTHVYREAIELYDRHIYEKGGCVYHMLRTELGDDLFWQSIHTFVRQNAHKTVETIDLIRAIEQTTGRNVLFLFDQYVFRGGHPEYKVGYSWDEDNKLAKVTVAQTQEELFDLKIPIAFGFEVQNGQQAVTQKTFTVRVFEKEQAFYFPLETKPSFISFDRGNNYLKQVTLEYGLAELKAGLQFDPDPLAKIQCAQALAKKGNLEAVKALEKALLEESFWGVRVEVADALAAINLDQACAALVKGLGDKDARVRKAVISGLSKFKTESSLQAIKPFVRKGDPSYLVEAAAATSIGEIAAALPDYEPDKVIKWLREVLKEEEGWNEVVRSGAIAGLAKLKESDEALDIVMKYTAPDVPQPLRLASIRALGAMGKSQTKPKTDKILNRLQVLASETFFLTQVSVVSALGQVDSPAAIGILQALADGTPDGRVRRMADEAIAKVQKAIGADAGIKQLREEMDKLKKENQELKSRLEAIEAKTVKG; encoded by the coding sequence ATGGCTAATTGGGACACAGACAACGGTAACGGCAAGCGCAAATCTTTTCAGATGCCCGGAGCCAAGCCCCACTACAATCCCGATCGCCCAGGGCAAGTAGAACATATCAGTCTGGATCTCAGCGTCGATATTCCGAATAAAACATTGCGGGGAGTTTGCCAAATTCGCCTGAACCCCGTGCGCAATGGCATTACCGATCTCGAACTCGACGCGGTCAATCTGGAAATTGCATCGGTGCAGGTTGGTAATATCGCCCAGCAATTTGACTACGATGGTGAATGCTTAAAAGTAAAGCTGGCTAAGCCGACGGCGATCGGCGATCGCGTCGCGCTAGAAATTAACTATGCTGCCGTGCAACCGCAACGGGGGATCTATTTTGTCACGCCCACGGAGCATTACCCCAAGAAACCCACGCAAGTATGGACGCAGGGAGAAGATGAGGATTCCCGCTATTGGTTCCCCTGCTTTGACTATCCCGGCCAGCTTGCCACCTCCGAAATTAAAGTGCGCGTGCCCGGTCATCTCATGGCAATTTCCAACGGCGAGCTAGTCAGTACCTCTCAAGATGGTAATGACAAGATTTACCATTGGGTGCAGCGCGAAGTACATCCTAGCTATCTGGTGACCTTAGCGATCGGGGATTTTATCGAGGTCAAAGATAATTGGCGCGGCATCCCTGTTACCTACTATGTCGATCGCTCGCGCACGGCAGCCGAAGCCGTCTTGAGCATGGGCAAAACGCCGCGCATGATCGAGTTTTTCAGCCAGAAATACGGCTACGACTATGCTTTCCCCAAATACGCGCAGGTATGCGTAGCCGACTTTATCTTTGGTGGCATGGAGAATACCTCCACCACATTGCTAACCGATCGCTGCGTTTTAGACGAACGCGCCGCTCTGGACAATCGCGGTACGGAAAGTCTGGTGGCGCACGAACTGGCGCACCAGTGGTTTGGCGATCTGGTTGTAATCAAACATTGGTCCCATGCCTGGGTAAAAGAAGGTGCTGCTACTTACGCTGAGGTGCTGTGGACGGAGCACGAATATGGTGCCGAAGAAGCCGCCTATTATCGCCTGGGCGAAGCGAGTCGCTACTTCACCGAAGATGCCGAGCGCTATCGCCGTCCGATGGTTACCCATGTCTATCGCGAAGCGATCGAGCTATACGATCGCCACATTTACGAAAAGGGCGGCTGCGTCTATCACATGCTGCGCACCGAGTTGGGCGACGACTTGTTTTGGCAATCCATCCATACTTTCGTGCGGCAGAACGCCCACAAAACCGTGGAGACGATTGACTTGATCAGAGCGATCGAGCAAACGACTGGGAGAAACGTTCTCTTTCTTTTCGATCAATATGTCTTCCGGGGCGGACATCCCGAATATAAAGTTGGCTACAGTTGGGATGAGGATAACAAGCTAGCCAAAGTCACGGTCGCGCAAACCCAAGAGGAACTATTCGACCTCAAAATTCCGATCGCTTTCGGATTTGAAGTACAGAACGGACAGCAAGCAGTGACTCAAAAGACATTTACGGTGAGAGTATTTGAGAAAGAACAGGCTTTCTACTTCCCATTGGAGACTAAGCCCAGCTTTATCAGCTTCGATCGCGGCAACAACTATCTCAAACAAGTGACTTTGGAGTATGGACTTGCAGAGTTGAAAGCAGGATTGCAGTTCGATCCCGATCCGCTGGCAAAGATTCAGTGCGCGCAGGCATTGGCAAAGAAAGGCAACCTGGAAGCCGTGAAAGCGCTGGAGAAAGCCCTGCTGGAGGAGTCATTCTGGGGCGTGCGCGTGGAGGTAGCTGACGCTCTCGCTGCGATTAATTTAGATCAAGCCTGTGCCGCTCTGGTTAAGGGATTGGGAGATAAAGATGCCAGGGTGCGCAAGGCGGTAATTAGCGGCCTGAGCAAGTTCAAAACCGAATCCAGCTTGCAAGCGATTAAGCCCTTCGTGCGCAAAGGCGATCCCAGCTATTTAGTGGAGGCAGCCGCTGCTACCAGTATCGGCGAAATTGCTGCCGCGCTGCCTGACTACGAACCGGATAAGGTCATCAAATGGCTGCGCGAAGTTCTCAAAGAGGAGGAAGGATGGAACGAAGTGGTTCGTTCCGGCGCGATCGCGGGTTTAGCCAAGTTAAAAGAATCCGACGAAGCCCTGGATATCGTCATGAAATATACGGCACCCGACGTACCGCAACCGCTGCGTTTGGCATCGATTCGCGCCCTAGGAGCGATGGGTAAGTCTCAGACGAAACCCAAAACCGACAAAATCTTGAACCGCTTGCAGGTATTGGCGAGCGAAACCTTCTTTCTCACCCAAGTTTCCGTCGTCAGTGCTTTGGGACAGGTGGACAGTCCGGCGGCGATTGGGATATTGCAGGCTCTAGCCGATGGCACGCCAGACGGTCGAGTGCGCCGCATGGCGGATGAAGCGATCGCAAAAGTACAGAAAGCGATCGGAGCCGATGCAGGTATCAAGCAATTGCGCGAGGAAATGGATAAGTTAAAGAAAGAGAATCAGGAGTTAAAGAGTCGGTTGGAAGCGATCGAGGCAAAGACGGTTAAGGGCTGA
- a CDS encoding type II toxin-antitoxin system HicA family toxin has protein sequence MAKLPNLTGEELIAALQKIGFYIVRQKGSHVRMKHEDNRVVSIPVHVGKTIGKGLLLKILRDSDLTKDELLNLLE, from the coding sequence GTGGCAAAACTCCCAAACCTAACCGGAGAAGAACTGATTGCTGCACTTCAAAAGATTGGTTTCTATATAGTGAGGCAAAAGGGTAGCCATGTTCGGATGAAGCACGAAGATAATAGAGTTGTCTCTATTCCCGTTCACGTCGGTAAGACAATTGGTAAGGGGCTACTTTTGAAGATTCTTCGAGACAGCGATTTAACTAAAGATGAATTGCTAAATTTGCTAGAATAA
- a CDS encoding ferredoxin:protochlorophyllide reductase (ATP-dependent) subunit N, translating to MTMTAEPQALSFECETGNYHTFCPISCVAWLYQKIEDSFFLVIGTKTCGYFLQNAMGVMIFAEPRYAMAELEEGDISAQLNDYEELKRLCLQIKRDRNPSVIVWIGTCTTEIIKMDLEGLAPKLEAEIGIPIVVARANGLDYAFTQGEDTVLAAMAARCPDKAPEEEKKERNAITSLLNFGKKKEEVEAEEEGYANHPPLVMFGSLPDPVVTNLTMELKKQGIKVSGWLPAKRFTELPVIAEGYYVCGVNPFLSRTATTLMRRRKCKLIGAPFPIGPDGTRAWIEKICSVMGVTPKGLAEREQQIWESMEDYLKLIRGKSVFFMGDNLLEVSLARFLVRCGMTVQEIGIPYMDQRYQAAELELLKQTCIDMGVPLPKIIEKPDNYNQVERIYELNPDLVITGMAHANPLEARGINTKWSVEFTFAQMHGFSNARDILELVTRPLRRNDNLKNLGWDKLVREEAKV from the coding sequence ATGACAATGACTGCTGAACCTCAAGCTTTGAGCTTTGAGTGCGAAACTGGTAACTATCACACCTTTTGTCCGATTAGCTGCGTGGCCTGGCTGTATCAGAAGATTGAAGATAGCTTCTTCTTAGTGATCGGCACTAAGACCTGCGGTTACTTCCTCCAAAACGCTATGGGCGTGATGATTTTTGCCGAACCACGCTATGCTATGGCAGAACTCGAAGAGGGCGATATCTCTGCCCAATTGAACGATTACGAAGAGCTGAAGCGTCTGTGCTTGCAGATTAAGCGCGATCGCAACCCCAGCGTAATTGTCTGGATCGGCACCTGCACTACTGAAATTATCAAGATGGATCTAGAAGGTCTGGCTCCCAAGCTGGAAGCTGAAATTGGCATTCCCATCGTGGTTGCTCGCGCCAACGGATTGGACTATGCCTTTACGCAAGGTGAAGACACCGTGTTGGCCGCAATGGCAGCGCGTTGCCCAGATAAAGCCCCCGAAGAAGAAAAGAAAGAGCGCAATGCCATCACTTCGTTGCTTAACTTCGGTAAGAAAAAAGAAGAAGTAGAAGCAGAAGAGGAAGGCTATGCCAATCATCCACCACTCGTAATGTTTGGTTCGCTCCCAGATCCAGTCGTGACAAATCTCACGATGGAGCTAAAGAAACAGGGAATTAAGGTGTCTGGCTGGTTGCCAGCCAAGCGTTTTACGGAATTGCCTGTAATTGCCGAGGGCTACTACGTTTGCGGCGTGAACCCTTTCCTCAGTCGGACGGCGACCACACTGATGCGCCGCCGCAAGTGCAAGCTAATTGGCGCTCCCTTTCCGATCGGCCCCGATGGAACTCGCGCCTGGATTGAGAAGATCTGTTCGGTGATGGGAGTCACGCCTAAAGGTTTGGCAGAAAGGGAACAACAAATCTGGGAAAGCATGGAAGACTATCTGAAACTGATTCGGGGCAAATCAGTGTTCTTCATGGGCGATAACCTGTTGGAAGTTTCGCTCGCTCGCTTCCTGGTACGCTGCGGCATGACCGTGCAGGAAATTGGGATTCCCTATATGGATCAGCGCTATCAAGCGGCTGAGTTAGAGTTACTAAAGCAAACCTGCATCGACATGGGAGTGCCACTGCCCAAGATTATCGAGAAGCCCGACAACTACAATCAGGTGGAACGCATTTACGAGCTAAATCCCGATCTAGTGATTACGGGTATGGCTCATGCCAATCCCTTAGAAGCGCGTGGCATCAATACCAAGTGGTCGGTGGAATTCACCTTCGCTCAAATGCATGGGTTCTCCAACGCTCGCGACATTTTGGAATTGGTTACTCGTCCGCTGCGCCGCAACGACAATCTCAAAAACCTGGGCTGGGATAAACTCGTGCGCGAGGAAGCTAAAGTCTAG
- the alaS gene encoding alanine--tRNA ligase, whose translation MSSFPALTGAEIRDRFLKFFAKRDHKVLPSASLVPEDPTVLLTIAGMLPFKPIFLGQKEAEVPRATTSQKCVRTNDIENVGRTARHHTFFEMLGNFSFGDYFKKEAIAWGWELVTKVYKLPSDRLVVSVFYEDDDAFAIWRDVIGIPAHRIQRMGEDNFWASGPTGPCGPCSEIFFDFKPEEGDDKIDLEDDSRFLEIYNLVFMELNRDANGHLTPLKKQNIDTGMGLERMAQVLQRVPNNYETDLIFPIIKTAADIAGIDYHKSNEKVKTSLKVIGDHVRAVVHMVADGITASNVGRGYVLRRLLRRVVRHGRLIGIEREFTTEVAETAIALSEAIYPNVRDRETAIKAELQREENRFLQTLERGEKLLAEILERPDTQSSKTIGGQDAFTLYDTYGFPLELTQEIAEEQGLTVDTEGFDAAMLEQQERSKEAHVDIDLMTQVNWSDLVKEVGKTEFLGYTHLSSDAQIKLMLVNGIRAESAHPGDRVRLILDRTPFYAESGGQVGDRGFISSENAIIRVDDVQKESDLFLHVGHVERGTVCVGEQINAQVGVSQRRRIQSHHTATHLLQAALKKIVDPNVSQAGSLVAADRLRFDFNLPRPVTADELQQIEAQINNWIAEAHTSHIAVMPIAEAKAKGAIAMFGEKYGAEVRVIDIPDVSMELCGGTHVTNTAEIGLFKIMSEAGVASGIRRIEAVAGQAVLDYLAVRDSVTRDLSDRFKVKPEEISDRITNLQNDLKTAQKQIESLQQELALTKAESLLAQAEPIGKHKILVAQLDNVDAESLKTAAENLLAKIGSGGVVLGSVPESGKVSLVAAFSGELNKQGLQAGKFIGAIAKICGGGGGGRPNLAQAGGKEPDKLPEALKVALEQLKKALTS comes from the coding sequence ATGTCTAGCTTTCCTGCTCTCACTGGTGCTGAAATTCGCGATCGCTTCCTCAAGTTCTTTGCCAAGCGCGACCACAAAGTTTTGCCTAGTGCATCTCTAGTACCCGAAGATCCGACGGTGCTGCTGACGATCGCGGGGATGCTACCATTCAAGCCCATATTTCTAGGACAAAAGGAGGCAGAGGTTCCGCGCGCTACCACTTCACAGAAATGCGTGCGTACCAATGACATCGAGAATGTCGGGCGCACGGCGCGGCACCATACCTTTTTTGAAATGCTCGGTAACTTTAGCTTTGGCGATTATTTCAAAAAAGAAGCGATCGCCTGGGGCTGGGAGTTAGTTACTAAGGTTTACAAGTTGCCTAGCGATCGCCTGGTGGTGAGCGTCTTTTACGAAGACGACGATGCCTTTGCCATTTGGCGCGATGTTATTGGCATTCCCGCCCACCGCATTCAGCGCATGGGCGAGGATAACTTCTGGGCATCAGGCCCAACTGGCCCCTGCGGGCCGTGTTCTGAAATCTTCTTTGATTTCAAGCCCGAGGAAGGCGATGACAAGATCGATCTAGAAGACGATTCGCGCTTTCTGGAAATCTACAATCTCGTATTTATGGAATTAAATCGAGATGCTAACGGTCATCTCACACCGCTCAAAAAGCAGAATATCGATACGGGTATGGGCTTAGAGCGCATGGCGCAAGTATTGCAGCGCGTTCCCAATAACTACGAAACCGATCTGATTTTCCCCATCATCAAAACCGCTGCTGATATTGCTGGCATCGACTATCACAAGAGTAATGAGAAAGTTAAAACTTCGCTGAAGGTGATTGGCGATCACGTTCGCGCTGTCGTGCACATGGTTGCCGATGGTATTACTGCCTCGAATGTTGGCAGAGGTTACGTACTGCGTCGCCTCCTGCGGCGGGTCGTGCGGCACGGTCGTCTAATCGGCATCGAACGGGAATTTACCACCGAGGTAGCCGAAACCGCGATCGCTCTATCCGAGGCAATCTATCCTAACGTCCGCGATCGCGAAACTGCGATTAAAGCAGAGTTGCAGCGAGAAGAAAACCGCTTCCTCCAAACCCTGGAACGCGGTGAGAAGTTATTGGCAGAAATCCTGGAGCGCCCTGACACCCAGAGCAGCAAGACGATCGGCGGTCAAGATGCATTTACGCTCTACGACACCTATGGATTTCCATTAGAGCTGACCCAAGAGATAGCCGAAGAGCAAGGTTTAACTGTGGATACCGAGGGCTTTGATGCGGCAATGCTAGAGCAGCAAGAGCGTTCTAAAGAAGCTCACGTCGATATCGATCTGATGACGCAGGTAAATTGGTCAGATCTGGTTAAGGAAGTAGGTAAGACAGAATTTCTGGGCTATACCCACCTCAGCAGCGATGCCCAGATTAAACTGATGCTAGTGAATGGCATCAGGGCTGAGTCTGCCCATCCTGGCGATCGCGTTCGCCTGATTCTGGATCGCACGCCTTTCTATGCCGAATCAGGCGGACAAGTAGGCGATCGCGGGTTTATTTCCAGCGAGAACGCCATTATTCGCGTTGACGACGTGCAAAAAGAGTCGGATTTATTCTTGCACGTCGGGCATGTCGAACGCGGTACGGTTTGTGTTGGCGAGCAGATAAACGCCCAGGTGGGAGTTTCCCAGCGCCGCCGCATCCAGTCTCATCACACAGCAACACATTTGCTGCAAGCGGCACTCAAAAAAATTGTCGATCCTAACGTCTCGCAAGCAGGTTCGTTAGTGGCGGCAGATCGGCTGCGCTTTGACTTCAATCTACCGCGTCCCGTCACCGCCGACGAACTGCAACAGATCGAGGCTCAAATCAACAATTGGATTGCCGAAGCCCATACTTCCCACATTGCCGTGATGCCGATCGCCGAAGCCAAAGCCAAGGGTGCGATCGCCATGTTCGGCGAAAAATACGGCGCAGAGGTGCGCGTAATCGACATCCCAGATGTGTCGATGGAACTATGCGGCGGCACGCACGTTACAAATACGGCGGAAATCGGTTTGTTTAAAATAATGTCTGAAGCTGGAGTTGCTTCTGGTATCAGGCGCATTGAGGCGGTGGCAGGACAGGCCGTACTCGATTACCTGGCAGTGCGCGATAGCGTCACGCGGGATCTAAGCGATCGCTTCAAGGTCAAGCCAGAAGAAATCTCGGATCGCATTACCAACTTACAGAACGATCTAAAAACTGCCCAAAAACAAATCGAGAGCTTGCAGCAGGAACTCGCTTTAACTAAAGCTGAAAGCCTACTAGCCCAGGCAGAACCGATTGGCAAGCATAAAATCCTCGTGGCTCAGCTAGATAATGTCGATGCCGAATCCCTCAAAACCGCTGCTGAAAATCTCCTGGCTAAGATCGGCAGTGGCGGTGTAGTACTCGGCTCCGTTCCCGAATCGGGCAAAGTTAGTTTAGTCGCGGCATTCAGTGGCGAGTTAAACAAGCAGGGCTTGCAGGCCGGAAAGTTTATCGGCGCGATCGCCAAAATCTGCGGTGGTGGCGGCGGCGGTCGTCCCAACCTGGCACAAGCAGGTGGCAAAGAGCCTGATAAACTGCCAGAGGCTTTAAAAGTCGCGCTCGAACAACTAAAAAAAGCCTTAACCAGTTAG
- a CDS encoding late competence development ComFB family protein, producing MSGFKNVIEDIVVKNATAQLDNLRADIKQQISISEIAAFALNRLPPLYVTTEIGWAHQHNRALNDLEEEIFNNVRRAIAVLQIGDPLHDHTPLPEDELFCKARSLVKLGKILEREQLRWRDVPSALLAVMQTEKEEPVIEDETTLQESIKHLSRGKRSAVIDIKGYLQRSKRRMGLIQLRDASWTDAIKAVDSTAIEYEELGSYVLKAQLGFSNVLEKLVVLVAQHLMRDVPPEVSSQIDMTEIAAYALNRLPPMYATSARGYQLLRQRAQVELTKEITAQVRQAILKVGRSPKHAKPPLPLAKFEKEYDLALEELKQILNRPDLTSQNVVEIVEATLAARANELTNSH from the coding sequence ATGTCAGGCTTTAAAAATGTCATAGAGGATATAGTTGTCAAAAATGCAACTGCGCAACTTGATAATTTGCGTGCAGACATCAAGCAGCAGATAAGCATTAGCGAAATAGCAGCATTTGCACTGAATCGCCTGCCACCCCTATATGTCACCACTGAAATTGGGTGGGCGCACCAGCACAATCGTGCCCTGAATGACTTAGAAGAGGAGATCTTTAATAATGTGCGTCGTGCGATCGCGGTCTTACAAATAGGAGATCCTTTACATGACCATACCCCACTGCCCGAAGACGAGTTGTTCTGTAAAGCTAGATCTCTAGTTAAATTGGGCAAAATTCTAGAGCGAGAGCAACTACGTTGGCGAGATGTTCCCAGTGCTTTGCTCGCAGTTATGCAGACAGAAAAGGAAGAACCTGTAATCGAGGACGAAACTACTCTGCAAGAAAGTATCAAACATCTTAGCAGGGGCAAGCGCAGCGCAGTAATCGATATTAAGGGCTACCTACAAAGATCCAAGCGTCGAATGGGACTGATCCAACTTCGCGATGCCAGTTGGACGGATGCCATCAAAGCAGTTGACAGTACTGCAATTGAATATGAAGAACTTGGGTCATACGTTTTGAAAGCGCAACTTGGCTTTAGTAACGTTTTAGAAAAGTTAGTTGTCCTGGTCGCTCAACACTTAATGCGTGATGTTCCACCAGAGGTAAGCAGCCAGATTGATATGACAGAAATTGCTGCCTATGCACTAAATCGACTACCACCCATGTACGCAACTAGCGCTCGCGGTTATCAATTACTGCGGCAACGCGCCCAGGTTGAACTTACTAAAGAAATTACAGCACAGGTACGCCAAGCAATTCTCAAGGTAGGGAGATCGCCTAAACATGCCAAACCTCCCCTGCCACTGGCAAAATTTGAGAAAGAGTACGATCTAGCCCTAGAAGAACTCAAACAAATTTTAAATCGTCCAGATCTGACCAGCCAAAATGTAGTGGAAATTGTAGAAGCTACCTTAGCGGCT
- a CDS encoding lysozyme inhibitor LprI family protein, whose protein sequence is MFMRWGYVSTIAILVAIALPVTNVAWGKPDDSSIAQKAQKLDCSKAITQQDLNECAARDAKVADRKLNQVYQRLIAKQSGSQKAKLVEAQLAWIKFRDKACDFAYGRSGGGSIAPLHYSGCLRSLTIQRTKDLESYLED, encoded by the coding sequence ATGTTTATGCGCTGGGGTTATGTTTCTACGATCGCTATCCTGGTGGCGATCGCACTGCCTGTAACTAATGTAGCTTGGGGCAAGCCTGATGATTCAAGCATTGCGCAAAAAGCACAAAAACTTGACTGCTCTAAGGCGATAACTCAGCAAGACTTGAACGAATGCGCGGCACGAGACGCTAAAGTTGCGGATCGCAAGCTCAACCAAGTCTATCAAAGGTTAATTGCCAAGCAGAGCGGATCGCAAAAAGCAAAGCTCGTAGAGGCACAGCTAGCCTGGATTAAATTTAGAGATAAAGCCTGCGACTTTGCTTACGGTAGGTCTGGCGGCGGCTCGATCGCTCCTCTCCATTACTCTGGTTGCCTGCGCAGCCTGACCATACAACGCACCAAAGATTTGGAAAGCTATTTGGAAGATTAG
- a CDS encoding type II toxin-antitoxin system HicB family antitoxin, producing MTNREFYVVIERDEDGIYVGEVPQLKACYSQGETIDELMQNIREVIEMCLEELEERSTTEFIGIQRVVV from the coding sequence ATGACGAACAGAGAGTTTTATGTTGTGATTGAAAGAGATGAAGATGGAATATATGTTGGTGAAGTCCCCCAACTCAAAGCTTGCTATAGCCAGGGAGAAACTATTGATGAGCTAATGCAAAATATCCGCGAAGTCATTGAAATGTGCCTTGAGGAACTTGAAGAACGATCGACTACTGAATTCATTGGCATTCAGAGGGTGGTGGTCTAG